A single window of Rubripirellula lacrimiformis DNA harbors:
- a CDS encoding NAD-dependent epimerase/dehydratase family protein, translated as MESVPNVLITGGYGCIGAATTKWLLHNTNSHVTLLSRSADEDRTQRVFENVDRSRLEVVACDVSDGPQVDQWISHHSFTRIAHLAGLQTPDCNSHRDRGLQTNLAGTQNLIEAMKHSQTSLQRFVFASSMAVYGPRSTYPTGRIETDSEPMPVNVYGVWKLAAENLCRLFAHDTGIATACLRPGAVFGPGRDAGQTAAPTTAMKQIALGQPYEIPYRNSQDYLYAPDVGAAFGNALMEPYDGFGAFTLPSHTASTAEMINAMQTSASSLGIPERFQITAGESEVPFVCDLDFQPFLDAFPNTTHTPLSESIQQSIEHFVAEADQGRLKI; from the coding sequence ATGGAATCCGTCCCGAACGTCCTGATCACCGGCGGCTATGGCTGTATCGGTGCGGCGACCACAAAGTGGTTGCTCCATAACACCAACAGCCACGTCACCCTACTGAGCCGTAGCGCTGACGAAGACCGAACGCAGCGAGTGTTCGAGAATGTCGACCGGAGCCGATTGGAAGTCGTCGCCTGCGATGTGAGCGACGGACCACAAGTCGATCAATGGATATCGCATCACTCGTTCACCCGCATCGCTCACCTGGCTGGACTGCAGACGCCCGATTGCAATTCGCATCGCGATCGAGGGCTGCAGACAAACTTGGCGGGAACGCAAAACCTGATCGAAGCGATGAAACATAGCCAAACGTCGTTGCAACGATTCGTTTTCGCAAGTTCCATGGCCGTTTATGGACCACGATCAACGTACCCGACAGGCCGAATCGAGACGGATTCGGAACCGATGCCCGTGAACGTTTACGGAGTCTGGAAACTGGCAGCCGAAAACCTGTGCCGGCTGTTTGCACATGACACCGGCATCGCTACGGCTTGCCTTCGACCGGGTGCAGTGTTCGGACCGGGGCGGGATGCCGGTCAAACAGCAGCACCAACAACAGCGATGAAGCAGATCGCGTTGGGACAGCCTTACGAAATCCCCTACCGCAACTCACAAGACTATCTGTATGCCCCCGACGTCGGTGCCGCGTTCGGCAATGCACTGATGGAACCCTACGATGGATTCGGTGCGTTCACCCTGCCAAGCCATACAGCGTCCACCGCGGAAATGATCAACGCGATGCAAACGTCCGCTTCATCCCTGGGCATTCCCGAGCGATTCCAAATCACGGCCGGTGAAAGCGAAGTTCCCTTTGTTTGCGACCTCGACTTTCAACCCTTCCTAGACGCATTCCCCAACACCACACACACGCCGTTGTCCGAGTCGATACAGCAATCGATCGAGCACTTCGTAG
- a CDS encoding AraC family transcriptional regulator: MSIRPRPKIALMVETSRSYGRELLKGIALFARTRTNWSLMHQEMTIDAALPDWLGSASVSGAIARVDQHSVGQLSALGVPVVDVRCRHEFPGMPRFDTDDRAVARLAFDHLRERGFERFAFCGFQTIHFSMARLRFFREAVEAAGLPLSVYESPGTEGARVSGAEQSGMMDDHGVSTWLKTLQHPTGLLACNDIRGQQVLNACGILDIQVPDQIGVIGVDDDDAICPLCDPTLSSVRPDAEGIGYRAAEALQQMMHGGQRHSRLELLAPQRVSCRRSTQVHASEDRDLAEACRFIRQHACDGINVNHVADAVRISRRQLERRFRAEFGSTLHDEITRAQVDRVKQLLRETNMTLEQITPLAGYRHTERLSVAFKRETGITPGEYRKQPRQI; this comes from the coding sequence GTGAGTATCCGCCCCCGCCCCAAGATCGCCCTGATGGTGGAAACATCGCGGTCGTACGGCCGCGAACTACTTAAAGGCATCGCCCTGTTCGCTCGGACGCGGACCAACTGGTCTTTGATGCACCAAGAAATGACGATCGACGCGGCCCTGCCCGATTGGCTCGGTTCGGCATCGGTCAGCGGTGCCATCGCCCGAGTCGACCAGCACTCGGTGGGCCAATTGAGTGCGTTGGGGGTGCCGGTGGTGGACGTCCGCTGCCGCCACGAATTTCCCGGCATGCCGCGTTTCGATACCGACGACCGAGCGGTTGCCCGGCTGGCGTTTGACCATTTGCGTGAACGAGGTTTCGAACGATTTGCGTTTTGCGGATTCCAAACCATTCACTTTTCGATGGCCCGATTGCGATTCTTTCGCGAGGCCGTTGAAGCGGCCGGATTGCCACTTTCGGTGTACGAATCACCCGGGACGGAAGGGGCACGCGTCTCGGGCGCCGAACAGTCGGGAATGATGGACGACCACGGCGTTTCGACCTGGCTGAAAACCCTTCAACACCCAACCGGGCTGCTGGCATGCAATGACATCCGAGGCCAACAAGTCCTGAACGCTTGCGGCATTCTGGATATCCAGGTGCCGGACCAAATTGGTGTGATCGGTGTCGATGACGACGACGCGATCTGCCCGCTGTGCGACCCTACATTGTCCAGCGTCCGCCCCGATGCCGAAGGAATTGGATACCGGGCGGCCGAAGCTTTGCAGCAGATGATGCATGGTGGCCAACGACACTCGCGACTTGAACTGCTTGCGCCCCAACGCGTATCCTGCCGACGATCGACTCAGGTCCATGCATCCGAGGATCGGGACTTGGCCGAAGCCTGCCGATTCATTCGCCAGCACGCATGCGATGGCATCAATGTCAACCACGTCGCCGATGCCGTGCGAATCTCTAGACGCCAATTGGAACGCCGCTTTCGTGCTGAATTCGGATCCACATTGCACGACGAAATCACCCGTGCACAGGTCGATCGCGTCAAGCAACTGCTGCGTGAAACGAACATGACACTTGAACAAATCACCCCCTTGGCCGGCTACCGACATACCGAACGATTGTCGGTGGCGTTCAAACGCGAAACCGGGATCACCCCCGGCGAATACCGAAAACAACCTAGGCAAATCTGA